ATGCCGCGCGCATAGCCGCCCGCCTTGGCGCCGGGCAGGTAGATCGCCGAGGTATGGTTGAGCGCTACCCCGCCCATGGAAACCATGGAAAGCGCGTGGAACGGGTGATACGCCGTCCCCGCCCGGTAGGCCGCAATATCGTCAGGGTCGGTAGAGATCTCCTCGGCAAACTGGGTTACCTGTCCAAAATCGTTAATGGTCTGCAGCTTCTCATACAGCTTGCGGTAGGAGGGGAACCATTCATCGTTAAACCATCCATCGCAAAGAGAGGCGCAGATCACCACGCCCTGCTCGCGGAACACCTCTTTGTGCCGCGCCACCTGGCTGCCGATAGCCTGGAGGATCAAAATCGGGTTGGTGCCCATGCCCGGGCCATAGTGGAAGGTCTTGGGCTGCCCAAAGATCATGATATCAAACGGCTCCTGATTCTCAAGGAACACATCCGTACGCTTTTGCGCCAGCGGCCAGGAGGCCTCCTGTACCAGATCCGGCGCGCCGGCCCATACGCCCAGCACCTGGGCGCGGCTGCCCAGCACCGCATCTACGCAGAAGAACCGCTTGCCCATGCCCTTTTCCATCGCGCGGCCGATGGCGTCAAACTGCTTGCGCATATAGCTATGCTCGGTATTGACCGGCAAAAAGTCATCCCGGTGCATGGTCGAGGGCACGTGGTGGCTGGCAATGCAGCGCCAGCCGGTAATGCCGGTCACGCACATCTTATACCCGCCGCTGTAGCCGCCGTAGGGGTTGCACTGCACGTGGCCAATCATAACGGCGATATCCGCCTCATACACCTGCTTGTTCATGTTAACGGTATCGCCCAGCTCATCCACGCCCAGTTCGATCATATTCTCCGGGTCCTCCGCATCGTGGTTGACGATGCGGTCCGGCCAAAACTCATCCATAATCTCCTGACCCAGATAGCCCAGCATCTCTTCATAGCTGTTCTTTTTATGCAGCCCCACCGCGCACACCAGGGTAATATCCTCATCCCGGATGCCGCCCTTTTTCAGATCTTCCACGATCATGGGGATACAGATCTTGCGATGCGCCAGGTCGTGCGAGCCGCCCTTGACCCGGTCCGGGAAGCAGATGACCGCCTTTTTGCCCGGCTTGGCCTGCACGTAAAGCGGATCCATCCCCAAGGGATGATCCAGCGCCTCGCGCGTAGCTGCGCGCGGGTCTACCTCAGGCGGGTCTACATAGTGCGTTTCAGGGCTGACGATAGTCGCACTGTCCGGCACCTCAATAGGCATCATTCCGTCGCCGTATTCGATCATAACCTGTTTCATCTTACGCACTCCTCTTACTTTCCTTGATATTTGGCGATGATCTTCGCCAGTTCGTCCGGATAAAAGCCGATCTCCCCGCTAAAGCGGGTCAACGCCACCAGCCCACCGTCAATGGTTTCGATCTGGGAGATGGGGCCGGCATTTTCCTCTTTCAAGCCGCCGCCATACACTACCGGCAGATCCCCAATACCCAACATCTCTTTACCGATTTTTTTGATCAGGTCGGATACATAAGCGATATAATCCGGTCCCGGCGGGGTCTTGCCCGGGCCGATGGCCCACACCGGCTCATAGCCGATCACCAGGTTCCCCTCGTCCGCGCCGATGCCCTTAAGGGCGCCAAGCTGCTGCCCCAGCACGGCTTTGATGCGCGGCTGCTGTTCTTCAAAGCTGCCCTCGCCCCGTTGGGCCGCCGTCTCGCCGATGCAGAAGATCACCTTCATCCCCTGCTCGATGGCGCGGGCCGCTTCCTGCCCTACCAGCGTATCCACCGTCTGCGCCGCGCGGGCCGCGCAGCTTTCGCAGGTATCAATCTTGGGTTCAAAAGCGGCAAGCATCTGCAGCTTGTCTTTGCGCTCTTCCGAGTGAGCCACCATGCTCCACTCACACCCCAGCGCGCGCATCGCCGCAGCCGGCCGGTCTGCCGTAAAGGCGCCAAAATTGCCCCCGTTCTTCACATCGGCGCGGTACACGCTCTGGCTGCCGATGGTAATGCCCGCTTTCTGGTCGTCCGGATACTCCTTCAAAGCCTCCAGCGCCGGTACGATCAGCGATTCGGGCAGAAGATAAGTCAGCGTCAGCTCCTGGAGCTTGCCCAGGCCCGCCGATACCGATTGCTCCACGATCCACTGCACCCACTCCGGCGCGCGATCCATGGGGCAAAGTCCGCCCAGGTGACGCGGCACGTCAAACCGCTTGAGGTTGACAAAAATACGGTTCATATATCCTTCCCCGCCTTTCTTTTATCCTCGCCCCCCATAAAAAAGCAGGGGCAGTTTTATTTAACACGCTGTACATATGTTTCGCGCTGGCGCGTCCATTTTCCTGCCTGATTGCCGGATTTCTCCTCCAGATAAAGAAATACCCGGGCAGCCAAGCGCCCGGGTATTGATATCGGTTTTATCCTTTAGCCAAAGATTTTGGCATACGCCGCGTCGATGGTCTTGATCTCGTCCTCGGAGAGCATCCAATCCATCGCGTCGCAATTCTCCTTGGCCTCGCGGGGGTTACGGATGCCGCACAGCGCCGTATCCACGATGGGGTTCTGGGTGGACCAGTTCAGCGCCACCTGGGCGGTGGGCTTGCCGTGGTCGGCCGCGATGGCGTCCAGGGTCTTGAGCAGCTCCATGATCTTGGAGAACTTGGGCTCTACGAAGTAA
Above is a genomic segment from Luoshenia tenuis containing:
- a CDS encoding triose-phosphate isomerase translates to MNRIFVNLKRFDVPRHLGGLCPMDRAPEWVQWIVEQSVSAGLGKLQELTLTYLLPESLIVPALEALKEYPDDQKAGITIGSQSVYRADVKNGGNFGAFTADRPAAAMRALGCEWSMVAHSEERKDKLQMLAAFEPKIDTCESCAARAAQTVDTLVGQEAARAIEQGMKVIFCIGETAAQRGEGSFEEQQPRIKAVLGQQLGALKGIGADEGNLVIGYEPVWAIGPGKTPPGPDYIAYVSDLIKKIGKEMLGIGDLPVVYGGGLKEENAGPISQIETIDGGLVALTRFSGEIGFYPDELAKIIAKYQGK
- a CDS encoding lactate racemase domain-containing protein; the protein is MKQVMIEYGDGMMPIEVPDSATIVSPETHYVDPPEVDPRAATREALDHPLGMDPLYVQAKPGKKAVICFPDRVKGGSHDLAHRKICIPMIVEDLKKGGIRDEDITLVCAVGLHKKNSYEEMLGYLGQEIMDEFWPDRIVNHDAEDPENMIELGVDELGDTVNMNKQVYEADIAVMIGHVQCNPYGGYSGGYKMCVTGITGWRCIASHHVPSTMHRDDFLPVNTEHSYMRKQFDAIGRAMEKGMGKRFFCVDAVLGSRAQVLGVWAGAPDLVQEASWPLAQKRTDVFLENQEPFDIMIFGQPKTFHYGPGMGTNPILILQAIGSQVARHKEVFREQGVVICASLCDGWFNDEWFPSYRKLYEKLQTINDFGQVTQFAEEISTDPDDIAAYRAGTAYHPFHALSMVSMGGVALNHTSAIYLPGAKAGGYARGMGMRPTDTFKESLEKAIKMVGKDARILVQQKAFTAVSVHLKKK